CCGGTGAGGGCCGGCGCGACCAGGTTGTCCTTGATCCAGTTGAACGTCTCGGTGTTCTGCTCGGACGCGATGTTGTAGCCGCCGCTGTCGTCGGTGTACCCGCCGCCGTTGCTCAGTTCCCAGATCAGGGCTTCGGCGTGTGCCTCCTCGGGGCCGAGCGGCAGGGCGTACGGGTAGAGCACGCCGTCCTTCTTCAGCGCCTTGGCCGCCGCCTTCAGGTCCGACCAGGTCTTCGGCGGCTTCGCTCCGGCCTCGTCGAAGAGCTCCTCGTTGTAGAAGAGCAGCCGACTGCTGGCCACGAAGGGCAGGCCGTACAGGTTGCCGTTGACCGTGCCTGCCGCCGCGAGCGGCCGCAGGAAGTTCGCCTCCGCCCTGACGGACAGCACCTCACTGGCGGAGTACAGGCGGCCCTGCGCGGCGAAGTCGGAGTACGCGCCCATCAGGGCCACGTCAGGGGCGTTGTCCCCCTCGACCATGCGGGTGACCTCGCGGTCGACGTCGGCCCACGGGTAGAGCGTGACCTCGACCTTCTTGCCGGGATGAGCGGCGGTGAAGGCGGCGGCCAGTTTGTCCCAGTACGCCTTGGAGCTGGTCGCCGGGCCGGTGCCGTACTCGGGGGCCACCAGACGCAGGGTCGTCGCATCGCTCCCGGACGAGCCGCAGGCGGTGACGAGGGAGCCCAGTAGTCCGAATGCGGCCACGGAGACGGTCATGCCGAAAGGTCTTGGTCGCATGGGTTTTTCCTCTTGCTTTTTTGGACAGTGCGTCGGGAATCATCTCCTGGTCAGGGGGCGTATTTCGCCTCCTACCGAACGGTTGTGGCATAGCTCCAACAGGGAAGATTCCGCTTGGTGTCTTCCGATATGTCGGCGCTCATTTCATCGCGCGTAGAACTCTCCACGGTGTCCAAGGCGACTCCGGCGAGGCACATTGACGACCCGCCCGATCAGCCGACACCAGGACGATTTCGACCGGCGCGGAGAGGGCGGCTCGCGTACGCCTGCTGACGGAGCGGCTCGAACGGGAGGCTGCCGCGGCGGAGGCCGCACCGCAGGCGGAGCGGAAGAACAAAGGCGCGGCAGCCGGAGGCTCTGCCCCGGTACACGGCGGGAACACGGACGATCGAGGCGGCCGTGCAGCGGCCTCAACGGCCGGTCGCGCCGAGGAACACCACCGCGCCGGTGATGACGAGAACGGCGGAGAGGAAGGTGTGGCGCCGCGCCTTGCGCAGCTTCTCCCGCACGATCCACGCGTGAGCCGTCGCCAGCAGCCACCGCAGGTACGGGTCCGTCCGCGCGATGTTGCGGTGGGCCGTGGCCAGCCCGCGTTCCAGGGCCGCCCGTTCCGCCGCTCCGGCGGTCGGCATCCGCCGGGAGATCTCCATGGCGATCCGGCGGTGCCGCAGCAGGCCCTCGACATCCGTGGCCACGGAGCCGAAGTAGTAGCCGGGCGCGGCGTCGAGCTGCTCGCGCAGCCCGCGCAGGGCCGGCGAGGCGAGGACCGCGGGGGTGGTCAGGGGCGGTACGAGGACCTCACTGGTCTGCCACATCGCCCAGGCGATGCCGAGAAGGGCCACGAGCAGGCCGCCTCCGGCCCAGAGCGCGTGCGCCCAGTCCCCGATCCGTCCCACGGCGAGCAGCGGCCCCCCGCCGAGCAGCAGCGCGCCGACGGCGCCGGTGGACGCGAGGGTCCACCGCGCGGCCTCCCGGCTGTCGGCGACGGAGTCCAGCGGCGAGGGCAGGGCGTCGAGGACCGCCGCGCCGGAGTCCCCGGCCGTCGACGGAGCGCTCACGGCGACTCCCTGCGGAACACGACACCCAGCGGACCGGGATCGCCGTCCGGCAGGTCCACGTACGGCACCCAGACCTCCTCGTCGAAGTACTCGAGCAGGCCGTCCTCGTTGACCCGCACCGCGTTCGGCTGCGGGGGCTCTTCCGGGGTGTCCGACATGAACTCAGTATGGCAGGAGGCGCAGTTGGCGTGATTGCCTCGGAGACGTACACCCGACATCCTGGCCGCGCAGGACCGCGTACGGGTGATACGAGTGATACGGGTGATCAGGACCGGGCGCAGGCGCGAACGCGACGGGGGCTCACGTGATCAAGCTGTCGATCGGCGCCACGAACGTGACGTGCGACATCGGGGGCGTCAGAACCTCACACGTACCGAAGGCACTGAGCCGGCGCACGGCCGATCTGCTGTGGCGGCTCCACAGGGAGCCGTCGGACGAGCTGTTGCGGGAGACGGGCACCGCGCTCGCCGACCGCTTCCTGGACGGCCCCGCCGGCCGGGCCCTGTCGGAAGCGCTGGGCCGGCCCGGCCGGCACCGGGTCGGCGTCGAGGCGGCTGACCCCGCGGAGGCGGACCTGCCGTGGGAGACCCTCGTACCACCCGGCCGCGGCCTCCCCCTGGCGCTGGACCCCGACGTCGATCTGTACCGGTCGACGCCGCACACCGGAAGGCCGGCCCCCACCGCCCCCGGCGGGCCCCTGCGCATCGTCGCCGCGGTCGCCGCACCGGACGACAGCTCGGGGCGACTCCTGGACTACGAACGGGAATGGGCGAGGATCCTGGACGCCGTGGAACCCGGTCGCCGCACGGGCCACCGGGTACGCGTCCTGGAGTGGGGCAGCACGGCGGCGATCCGGTCCGCGCTCGACGCGGAGCCCTGCGACGTCCTGCACATCTCCTGCCACGCCCGCCCCGGCGCGCTGCTCCTGGAGACCGCCACGGGCGAGGAGGACGCGGTGGACGCGGCCCGCTTCGTACGGGACGTCATGCCGTCCGACGGCGGGGTGCCCCTCATCGTCCTGGCGGGCTGCTCCACCGCACGGGAGGGACAGGCCGAGCTGCCGGGTCTGGCCAGGAGCCTGCTGGACAACGGGGCCCAGGCCGTACTGGCGATGAACAGCGCCGTCAGCGACGACTACGCGATCGAACTGTGCGCACGACTGTACGAGGGGCTGATGAGCCGCCCGGACACGGACCTGCTCACCGTCTTCTCGGAGGTGCGCCGGGAGCTCGCGCGTGAACCGCGCCCGCTTCCCGAGTGGGCGACACCGGCACTGTTCCTCGCCGATCCGGCGTCACGGCCGGGCGGCGCCCCCTCCGCAGCGCCTCGCGGCGGCACCTCCTCCGCAGCGCCTCGCGACGGCGCCCCCTTCGCGACGCCCGAGTCCTTCCCCCGGGAACCCGACACGCAGGCGGTCGTGGTCGACGGCACGGTCCGCGGGCGGCACGACTTCGTCGGCCGCAGAAGGACCCTGCGGCAGCTGGTCGGCACCGAGCCGCGGATCCTGCTGCACGGCATCGGCGGCGTCGGCAAGACGAGCCTGGCCGCCGAACTCGTCCGCCGCTTCACGGCCGCCGCGGCGGACGGCGTCGTGGTGGCCGTCGCCGGTGAGACGGACACCGGCACGATCATGGAGCAGCTGCGCCGCGGCCTTGGCGCCCACTGCGCCCGCAACGGGCTCACGGAGACCGATCCGCTCCACCAGTGGGTGATCGCCCTGAACGAGCCGGGGCGGGACTGGCGGGAGCTGCTCGGCGCGCCCGCAGGGGCGGCAGCCGTACCGCTCCTGCTCGTCCTCGACAACGCCGAGGACAACCTGGACGCGGATCACCGGCTCCGCGACGGGGAACTCGCGGAGTTCCTCGATGCCTGGGCCCAGCGGCACGGCACCCTCGTGACCAGCAGGTACCCCTTCCCGGTCGCGGGAGTCGAGAACCTGCACCTCGGGCCGCTGACCTGGCAGGAGACCCGGAAGCTGATCTGGCGACTGCCGGGCATCGACGCCCTGTCACCGCCCGAGCAGGCTCAGGTGTGGGCGCGTCTGGGAGGCCACCCGCGCTCCCTGGAGTACCTCGACGCGCTGCTGCGGGACGGCGCGGCACGCTTCGACGAGGTGAGCGCCCGGCTGGGCGCCGCACTGACCGGCCGTGAGGTCGCGCCGGGCGGCGGGCTGGGGCCGATGCTGCACGAGACCGGTGCGCTGATCGCGCAGGACGTGCTCCTGCCGGAGCTGCTCGCCCGGCTCGACGGGGCGCCCGCGGCACGACGGTTGCTGCTGGGCGCGGCGGTGTACCGGCTGCCGGTGGACCGGAGGGGTCTCGCATGGCAGATGGCGGAGGCACCGGCCGATCCATCCGATCCATCCGATCCGGCTGACGGGCCCGGGCCGTCCGGCGAGGAGCTGCCGCCGCCGGAGCCGGACGACTTGGACGAGGCCGTCGCACGGCTCCTGCACCTCGGGCTCCTCGCGCCCGCCGGCGACGGATACCTGGTGCACCGCTGGACCGCCGCCGCCCTGGTGCGCGTCGCCGGACCGGAACGGCTGACCGGTGCCCATCGCAGGGCGGGCGCGTACTGGGCGTGGCGGAGCGGCACGACGACGGCACAGGACGAGTACATCGGCCACGTACTCGAAGCGAGGTTCCACGAACTGGCCGCCGGCCGCGTGCCGAAGGCCGTCGAGCACACACAGCGGGCCTGTCACGAACTCGAGCGGAGCGGCCAGTGGGCCCGGGAGGAACGGCTGCGGCACCAGGCGCTGTCGATGGCGACGCCCGGGTCGCTGTCCGCCGCCGAATGCCTCGCGGAACTCGGCGGCCTTGACGCGCGCAGGGGGCGGTACGCGCAGGCCGAGAGCCGCTACCGCCAGGCGTTGACCCGCTTCGAGGAGCTGGGGGCCGACGACCTGGTCGCGGGCGTGCTGCACAACCTGGGTCTGCTCGCCGAGGGCCGCGGTGACCACGCCGAGTCCGAGCACCTGTACCGGCAGTCGATGTCGATCTCGGAACGCATCGGCGAGCGCGAGCGGGTGGCCGTCACCCTGCACCAGCTCGCGCACCACACCAGTCGCAGGGGCGACGACCGCCTCGCGGAGCAGCAGTACGTCGAG
The DNA window shown above is from Streptomyces vietnamensis and carries:
- a CDS encoding extracellular solute-binding protein produces the protein MRPRPFGMTVSVAAFGLLGSLVTACGSSGSDATTLRLVAPEYGTGPATSSKAYWDKLAAAFTAAHPGKKVEVTLYPWADVDREVTRMVEGDNAPDVALMGAYSDFAAQGRLYSASEVLSVRAEANFLRPLAAAGTVNGNLYGLPFVASSRLLFYNEELFDEAGAKPPKTWSDLKAAAKALKKDGVLYPYALPLGPEEAHAEALIWELSNGGGYTDDSGGYNIASEQNTETFNWIKDNLVAPALTGPIPPAQLNRQDAFAAFLRGDVGMVNGYPSLLHEARAKGMKVGTLRMPVSDTLGDERTPPAAGVADWMMAFKHDDNHELVSSFLDFVYEDKNLSEFAGRYHLLPSTVSATEESQYAAADPSAEQFLTALRSAQLYPVDEPSWLQASNTIKRNIGKAVAPSADPKAVLEQIAQQVKDETQQR
- a CDS encoding tetratricopeptide repeat protein is translated as MIKLSIGATNVTCDIGGVRTSHVPKALSRRTADLLWRLHREPSDELLRETGTALADRFLDGPAGRALSEALGRPGRHRVGVEAADPAEADLPWETLVPPGRGLPLALDPDVDLYRSTPHTGRPAPTAPGGPLRIVAAVAAPDDSSGRLLDYEREWARILDAVEPGRRTGHRVRVLEWGSTAAIRSALDAEPCDVLHISCHARPGALLLETATGEEDAVDAARFVRDVMPSDGGVPLIVLAGCSTAREGQAELPGLARSLLDNGAQAVLAMNSAVSDDYAIELCARLYEGLMSRPDTDLLTVFSEVRRELAREPRPLPEWATPALFLADPASRPGGAPSAAPRGGTSSAAPRDGAPFATPESFPREPDTQAVVVDGTVRGRHDFVGRRRTLRQLVGTEPRILLHGIGGVGKTSLAAELVRRFTAAAADGVVVAVAGETDTGTIMEQLRRGLGAHCARNGLTETDPLHQWVIALNEPGRDWRELLGAPAGAAAVPLLLVLDNAEDNLDADHRLRDGELAEFLDAWAQRHGTLVTSRYPFPVAGVENLHLGPLTWQETRKLIWRLPGIDALSPPEQAQVWARLGGHPRSLEYLDALLRDGAARFDEVSARLGAALTGREVAPGGGLGPMLHETGALIAQDVLLPELLARLDGAPAARRLLLGAAVYRLPVDRRGLAWQMAEAPADPSDPSDPADGPGPSGEELPPPEPDDLDEAVARLLHLGLLAPAGDGYLVHRWTAAALVRVAGPERLTGAHRRAGAYWAWRSGTTTAQDEYIGHVLEARFHELAAGRVPKAVEHTQRACHELERSGQWAREERLRHQALSMATPGSLSAAECLAELGGLDARRGRYAQAESRYRQALTRFEELGADDLVAGVLHNLGLLAEGRGDHAESEHLYRQSMSISERIGERERVAVTLHQLAHHTSRRGDDRLAEQQYVEALTICEELGDLAGIAAAQHQIGILAFRAKDYTKSERCTRVALSHHMTLGDRMNEGNGWVRLARIALARFDHEAAQAHARTALEIFEEIGSSTHIAESCRLLGEMSRDLGDVSWAEVCFSRASAVFAALGEQENLAACNRQLGAVRTVLGRVEDAVPCTIDAWLEGQGNRGGHEDLDWLAVQRMELGADAFDRIVRGHLDAPAADEVTDLTTRYTRLLASSPSPSPLGSAYVQLAIAALARGEYGRARMLLTRALPVCEAAGYTEAVAKCHEDLGRVNLETRHLEAAERSYLAALALYEQLGNHTNRAIVLHQLGHVCQERGAHEEAERYLRASVAVKRRLGNQAGVSNSTYHLGQVAQARGNHEMAEQCYRSCLAIDEAQGAWAEVALDYGALGNLRAEQGLPEEAVPLLVRALSLNQRFKPDNSVLNITALRRQRAELGDEEFTRLLGRHFDPASVSAVLSLTALLPTPERRTGP